One part of the Caproiciproducens sp. CPB-2 genome encodes these proteins:
- a CDS encoding ABC transporter substrate-binding protein: protein MKKVLKWSAAALCLAVMLAAVAGCGKAATENKEKVKVRVCEVTHSVFYAPQYAAINLGFFAEEGIDLELATAEGTDKVMSTVLSNNADIGLAGPEAAIYVYNEGKADSAEIFALVTQRDGSFLLGREPDPNFTWDKIRGKVVLPGRKGGVPYMTLQYVIRKNGLDPQKDTKLDDSIQYALMGPAFTNGTGDYVTMFEPAASQIVAQGKGYIVASIGKESGEIPYTGYCAKKSYIEKNSDLIARFTRAVYRGQKWVYSHTPEEIAKAIAPSFPDSDVKLLTTVAKNYKDIEAWSPNPILKQEEFSLLQEVMTQAGELKQTVPYDKLINTSFAEQAIKDVK, encoded by the coding sequence ATGAAGAAGGTGTTGAAATGGTCCGCCGCAGCACTCTGCCTTGCAGTCATGCTGGCAGCGGTCGCGGGATGCGGGAAGGCCGCGACGGAAAATAAGGAGAAGGTAAAAGTAAGGGTATGCGAAGTGACTCACTCCGTTTTCTACGCGCCGCAGTACGCGGCAATCAACCTCGGATTTTTCGCCGAGGAAGGAATTGACCTTGAACTGGCCACTGCGGAGGGAACCGATAAGGTGATGTCGACGGTCCTGTCCAACAACGCCGACATCGGCCTGGCCGGGCCGGAGGCCGCCATCTATGTTTACAACGAAGGAAAGGCGGACAGCGCGGAGATTTTTGCGCTGGTAACGCAGCGCGACGGTTCTTTTCTGCTCGGACGCGAGCCGGACCCGAATTTTACCTGGGATAAGATCCGGGGCAAGGTAGTGCTTCCCGGCAGAAAGGGCGGCGTGCCGTACATGACCCTGCAGTATGTCATCCGCAAAAACGGGCTGGACCCGCAGAAGGACACCAAGCTGGACGACAGCATCCAGTATGCGCTGATGGGGCCGGCGTTCACCAACGGCACAGGAGACTATGTGACGATGTTTGAACCGGCGGCTTCCCAGATCGTAGCGCAGGGAAAAGGATACATCGTCGCTTCCATCGGCAAGGAAAGCGGGGAGATTCCCTACACGGGCTACTGTGCCAAAAAGAGCTATATCGAAAAGAATTCGGACCTGATCGCCCGTTTTACAAGGGCGGTCTACAGGGGACAGAAATGGGTCTACTCGCATACCCCAGAGGAAATCGCGAAGGCAATCGCGCCCTCCTTCCCGGATTCGGACGTCAAGCTGCTGACCACGGTCGCGAAGAACTATAAGGATATCGAGGCGTGGAGCCCCAATCCGATTTTAAAACAGGAAGAATTCTCCCTTCTGCAGGAGGTTATGACCCAGGCCGGCGAGCTGAAACAAACGGTACCGTACGACAAGCTGATCAATACCTCTTTTGCCGAGCAGGCGATCAAAGACGTAAAATAA
- a CDS encoding BMC domain-containing protein, producing the protein MNSDALGMIETHGLVPAIEAADAMVKAANVTLVGYEKIGSGLVTVMVRGDVGAVKAATDAGAASAKMVGEVVSIHVIPRPHSDTEKIIPHMD; encoded by the coding sequence ATGAACTCTGATGCACTGGGTATGATCGAAACACATGGACTCGTACCGGCAATTGAAGCAGCCGATGCCATGGTCAAGGCGGCGAACGTCACCCTGGTCGGCTACGAAAAGATCGGTTCCGGACTGGTAACGGTTATGGTACGCGGAGACGTCGGGGCCGTCAAGGCCGCGACGGACGCCGGAGCGGCTTCCGCCAAAATGGTCGGCGAAGTGGTCTCCATCCACGTCATTCCCCGTCCTCATTCGGACACTGAGAAGATTATCCCTCATATGGACTAA
- the fucO gene encoding lactaldehyde reductase, whose amino-acid sequence MSYRTVLNETSYFGPGAIAELAPEVKNRGLKKVMLVTDRDLIKFGVATRVMKVLDDASVSYEVFDNIKANPTIRNVQDGVKACKKMKADCLIAVGGGSAIDTSKAIAVIMTNPGHADVRSLEGAVQTKNKCLPILAVSTTSGTAAEVTINYVITDEEKHRKFVCVDPHDIPVVAVIDPEMSASMPKGLCAATGMDALTHAIEGYITKGAWELTDMMHLKAIEIISRALRSSVAGDPEGRSEMALGQYVAGMGFSNVGLGIVHSMAHPLSALYDTPHGVACATILPTVLEYNAECTGEKYREIARAMGVQGVDDMTQAEYRRAAIDAVRQLSRDVEIPQKVSEVGVREEDILFLSHSAMADACTGGNPKDPTVEDVIALYQSMM is encoded by the coding sequence ATGTCCTATCGTACCGTGTTGAATGAAACGTCTTATTTTGGCCCGGGGGCCATCGCGGAGCTGGCTCCGGAGGTAAAGAACCGCGGCCTGAAGAAGGTGATGCTTGTTACCGACAGGGATCTCATCAAATTCGGGGTCGCCACGCGGGTAATGAAGGTGCTGGACGACGCCTCTGTTTCCTACGAGGTGTTCGATAACATCAAGGCGAACCCCACAATCCGGAACGTGCAGGACGGCGTGAAAGCCTGCAAAAAGATGAAGGCGGACTGCCTGATCGCCGTGGGCGGCGGCAGCGCCATCGACACCAGCAAGGCCATTGCCGTGATTATGACCAATCCCGGGCACGCGGACGTCCGCAGCCTGGAGGGGGCCGTGCAGACAAAAAACAAGTGTCTTCCCATTCTGGCTGTTTCCACCACCTCCGGTACCGCCGCGGAGGTGACGATCAACTATGTGATCACCGACGAGGAAAAGCACCGTAAATTCGTGTGCGTCGATCCCCATGACATTCCCGTGGTCGCCGTTATCGACCCCGAGATGTCCGCCTCCATGCCGAAGGGCCTCTGCGCCGCGACCGGGATGGACGCGCTGACCCACGCGATCGAGGGATACATCACCAAGGGTGCATGGGAGCTGACCGACATGATGCACCTGAAGGCGATCGAAATCATTTCCCGCGCGCTGCGCAGCTCCGTGGCCGGAGACCCGGAGGGGCGCAGCGAGATGGCCCTGGGCCAGTATGTGGCGGGCATGGGCTTCTCCAATGTGGGCCTCGGCATCGTGCATTCCATGGCGCATCCGCTCAGCGCGCTGTACGATACGCCCCACGGGGTGGCCTGCGCGACCATCCTGCCCACCGTGCTGGAGTACAACGCGGAGTGCACCGGCGAGAAATACCGTGAAATCGCGCGCGCGATGGGTGTGCAGGGTGTGGACGACATGACGCAGGCGGAATACCGCAGGGCGGCCATTGACGCGGTCAGGCAGCTTTCCAGGGATGTCGAGATTCCGCAGAAGGTCTCCGAGGTGGGCGTCAGGGAAGAGGACATCCTGTTCCTTTCCCACTCCGCCATGGCGGACGCCTGTACGGGCGGCAATCCGAAGGACCCCACGGTGGAGGATGTTATCGCCCTCTATCAGTCCATGATGTAG
- a CDS encoding glycyl-radical enzyme activating protein — MVDSINYSASGLVFDIQRFSVHDGPGIRTIVFLKGCPLSCQWCCNPESQKLKPVITYQKMRCIHCGRCIKACRQGAIDPNNKGLINRELCIGCGECANVCPTGALVLKGAAMTVQQVVLELRKDATTYRRSGGGITVSGGEPLVQSDFTMELLRASKEQGWHTAIETTAYAAGEAIEKVLPYVDLALMDIKSMNPEVHKKYTGVSNELILRNAVRVSEITQTVIRVPTIPGVNATEEDILAISRFAKTLHNIKTIHLLPYHTYGENKYELLGRDYLMKDVKTLTPDKIQALKTVVEEQGFECIIGG, encoded by the coding sequence GTGGTGGATTCTATCAATTATAGCGCATCGGGACTTGTCTTCGACATACAGAGGTTTTCCGTACATGATGGTCCTGGTATCCGCACGATCGTATTTTTAAAAGGATGTCCTTTGTCATGCCAATGGTGCTGTAATCCTGAATCCCAAAAGCTGAAACCGGTGATTACTTATCAGAAAATGCGTTGTATTCATTGTGGAAGATGTATCAAAGCCTGCAGGCAGGGAGCGATCGATCCAAACAACAAGGGCCTGATCAACCGGGAGCTCTGTATTGGATGCGGAGAATGCGCCAATGTCTGCCCCACGGGCGCGCTGGTGCTGAAAGGCGCCGCAATGACCGTGCAGCAGGTGGTGCTGGAGCTGAGAAAGGACGCGACGACCTACCGGCGCTCCGGCGGCGGAATCACCGTTTCAGGAGGGGAACCCCTGGTGCAGTCCGATTTTACAATGGAACTGCTCAGGGCCTCCAAAGAACAGGGATGGCATACGGCAATCGAAACGACTGCGTATGCGGCCGGCGAAGCGATCGAAAAGGTGCTTCCCTATGTGGATTTGGCCCTGATGGATATCAAATCAATGAATCCTGAGGTGCATAAAAAATACACGGGGGTAAGCAACGAGCTCATTCTGCGAAACGCCGTCAGGGTATCCGAAATCACCCAGACAGTGATCCGGGTCCCCACCATCCCCGGGGTAAACGCCACGGAAGAGGACATTCTCGCAATCAGCAGGTTCGCGAAAACATTACACAATATCAAGACAATCCATTTGCTGCCGTATCACACCTACGGGGAAAACAAATACGAGCTTTTGGGCAGGGACTATCTGATGAAGGATGTGAAGACACTGACTCCTGATAAGATACAGGCATTAAAAACCGTGGTTGAAGAGCAGGGCTTCGAATGTATTATTGGTGGTTAA
- a CDS encoding BMC domain-containing protein: MKLVDLEQSNGKLMRIVQEIVPGKQITMAHVIASPNTVIYQKLGLDPRIDYAKAAIGILTMSPSETSIIAADIALKKSGIDIGFIDRFSGTLIITGKISDVTTALEAVLDYAENVMGFTVCNLTKA, encoded by the coding sequence GTGAAACTGGTTGATTTGGAGCAATCCAACGGCAAGCTGATGCGGATCGTGCAGGAGATTGTACCGGGCAAGCAGATTACCATGGCGCATGTGATCGCGAGCCCCAATACGGTGATCTATCAAAAACTGGGACTGGACCCCAGAATCGACTATGCCAAGGCGGCGATCGGCATTCTGACCATGTCCCCCAGCGAAACCTCCATTATCGCCGCGGACATCGCCCTGAAAAAATCCGGCATCGATATCGGCTTTATAGACCGGTTCAGCGGCACGCTGATTATTACCGGGAAAATATCGGACGTGACCACCGCGCTGGAGGCCGTCCTGGATTACGCGGAAAACGTCATGGGCTTTACCGTGTGCAATCTGACGAAAGCGTAG
- a CDS encoding DJ-1/PfpI family protein: MQKKILILAGDFTEDYEVMVPFQALGIFGLHAEVACPGKKAGESIKTAIHDFEGDQTYTEKPGHRFVLNATFAGLQIEEYAGLYLTGGRSPEYLRLNDEVLDIVRYFMKLSRPVAAICHGVQLLTAADVVRGRRLTAYPAVRPEVEMAGGIYIEKQADESVADANLVTSPAWPGNTAILRDFVGLLGISFSS, encoded by the coding sequence ATGCAGAAAAAAATACTGATTCTGGCGGGGGACTTTACAGAGGACTACGAGGTGATGGTTCCTTTTCAGGCCTTGGGCATATTCGGGCTTCACGCCGAGGTGGCGTGCCCGGGCAAAAAGGCCGGGGAATCCATCAAAACGGCCATCCATGACTTTGAGGGCGACCAGACCTACACGGAAAAGCCGGGGCACCGGTTTGTGCTCAACGCCACCTTTGCCGGCCTGCAGATCGAGGAATACGCGGGGCTCTATCTGACGGGAGGGCGGTCCCCGGAGTATCTGCGGCTGAACGACGAGGTGCTGGACATTGTACGGTATTTTATGAAGCTGAGCAGGCCGGTGGCAGCCATCTGCCACGGGGTCCAGCTTCTGACCGCGGCGGACGTGGTGCGGGGCAGAAGGCTGACGGCGTACCCGGCGGTCCGGCCGGAAGTGGAAATGGCGGGGGGGATTTATATCGAAAAGCAGGCGGACGAATCGGTTGCGGACGCCAATCTGGTGACCTCGCCCGCGTGGCCTGGAAATACGGCTATCCTGAGGGATTTTGTCGGTTTGCTTGGAATTTCGTTTTCCTCTTAA
- a CDS encoding ABC transporter permease: MNKPVLSQERTKYLKKKKRRKQMIRFCQIAVLVIFIAQWEITARLGWIDSFILSQPSRIWQTFLNMAQNDLFLHMGVTVYETLVGFLLGVVFGTLLAIALWWSSFASKVSEPYLVVLNSLPKIALGPVIIVIVGAGTRAIIFMALAISLIVTVLEMLNGFRHTDNEYIRMAATFGANKRQIFTKVVFPYNISTLFNSLKINIGLSLVGVIAGEFLVSKAGLGYLIVYGGQVFKLDLVMASVIILSVVAAVMYEAVALLEKLVLNWYGH, from the coding sequence ATGAATAAACCTGTCCTTTCTCAAGAGCGTACAAAATACCTGAAGAAAAAAAAACGCAGGAAGCAGATGATCCGCTTCTGTCAGATCGCCGTTCTGGTCATTTTTATTGCCCAATGGGAAATCACCGCAAGGCTGGGCTGGATCGACAGCTTTATTCTGAGCCAGCCGTCCCGCATCTGGCAGACCTTTCTGAACATGGCGCAGAACGACCTGTTCCTGCACATGGGCGTAACGGTTTATGAAACGCTGGTTGGCTTTCTGCTGGGGGTCGTTTTCGGCACCCTTTTGGCGATTGCCCTGTGGTGGAGCAGCTTTGCGTCCAAGGTGAGCGAACCGTATCTGGTGGTTTTGAACAGCCTGCCGAAAATCGCGCTCGGCCCGGTGATCATTGTGATCGTCGGCGCGGGGACGAGAGCCATTATTTTTATGGCTCTGGCCATTTCGCTGATTGTCACCGTGCTGGAAATGCTCAACGGATTCCGCCATACCGATAACGAATATATCCGGATGGCCGCGACCTTCGGCGCCAACAAAAGGCAGATTTTTACGAAAGTGGTCTTTCCCTACAATATTTCCACTTTATTCAATTCTTTGAAAATCAATATCGGACTTTCCCTGGTGGGCGTTATTGCCGGCGAATTCCTTGTGTCAAAGGCCGGGCTGGGCTATCTGATCGTCTACGGCGGCCAGGTTTTCAAGCTGGATCTTGTGATGGCCAGCGTGATTATTCTCTCCGTTGTTGCGGCGGTGATGTATGAGGCGGTGGCGCTTCTGGAAAAGCTGGTCCTGAACTGGTACGGCCATTAA
- a CDS encoding ABC transporter ATP-binding protein yields MDVLRVQNIEATYQAENGEITALDNISFVVEKGEFVSIVGPSGCGKSTLLSIIAGLLKPTAGEVFVNGEKIVGTSPHIGYMLQRDNLLDWRTIYRNVLFGLEVRKMLSPENRERAVQLLKTYGLYEFRDKYPAQLSGGMRQRVALIRTLAINPDILLLDEAFSALDYQTRLTVTDDVYRILKKEKVTTVMVTHDIPESISMGDKIMVLSARPARVKEILEVDFEDENRTPLSCRNNPKFRVYFDHIWKELSADE; encoded by the coding sequence TTGGACGTACTCCGGGTTCAGAATATAGAGGCGACTTATCAGGCGGAAAACGGAGAAATAACCGCTCTGGACAATATCAGCTTTGTTGTGGAAAAAGGAGAATTTGTCAGCATTGTCGGGCCAAGCGGCTGCGGAAAGTCCACCTTGCTTTCAATTATCGCCGGCCTGTTGAAACCGACTGCCGGCGAAGTGTTTGTAAACGGAGAAAAAATCGTGGGGACTTCTCCCCACATCGGGTATATGCTTCAGCGCGACAATCTGCTGGACTGGCGGACCATTTACAGGAATGTGCTTTTCGGCCTGGAAGTAAGGAAGATGCTCTCCCCCGAAAACAGGGAAAGGGCGGTCCAGCTTTTAAAAACCTACGGGCTCTATGAGTTCCGGGATAAATATCCGGCGCAGCTGTCGGGAGGAATGCGGCAAAGAGTGGCGCTGATCCGCACTTTGGCGATCAATCCCGATATTTTATTGCTGGATGAGGCTTTTTCCGCATTGGATTACCAGACGCGGCTGACTGTAACCGACGACGTCTACCGGATTTTAAAAAAGGAAAAGGTTACGACCGTCATGGTGACGCACGACATTCCCGAAAGCATCAGCATGGGCGATAAGATCATGGTTCTGAGCGCCCGGCCCGCCCGGGTAAAGGAAATCCTTGAAGTCGATTTTGAGGACGAAAACAGAACGCCTCTGAGCTGCAGAAACAACCCAAAATTCAGAGTGTATTTCGATCATATATGGAAAGAGCTGTCAGCCGATGAATAA
- a CDS encoding EutP/PduV family microcompartment system protein: MKKIMLVGRTGCGKTTLTQALRGEKIRYHKTQYVNRYDVIIDTPGEYAENRELARALIIYSYEADVVGMLLNARENYSLYSPNIVAGATREVIGIVTQIDTEGARPDLAESWLRLAGCKTVFHVSSVTGEGIPDILNHLREPGDVLPWEEGLNFAGNQS; encoded by the coding sequence ATGAAAAAAATCATGCTGGTGGGCAGGACCGGCTGCGGAAAGACAACCCTGACGCAGGCGCTCAGGGGAGAAAAAATACGGTACCATAAAACGCAGTATGTCAACCGTTACGACGTCATCATCGACACGCCCGGAGAGTACGCGGAGAACAGGGAGCTGGCGCGGGCGCTGATTATTTATTCCTATGAGGCGGACGTGGTGGGCATGCTGCTGAACGCCAGGGAGAATTACTCGCTGTACAGCCCCAACATCGTGGCGGGGGCGACCAGAGAGGTGATCGGGATCGTCACGCAGATCGACACCGAGGGCGCGAGGCCCGATCTGGCGGAAAGCTGGCTGAGGCTTGCGGGTTGCAAAACGGTCTTTCACGTCAGCTCCGTAACGGGGGAAGGCATCCCGGACATTTTAAACCATCTGAGGGAACCCGGCGACGTTCTGCCGTGGGAAGAAGGTCTTAATTTTGCAGGAAATCAGTCTTGA
- the pduB gene encoding propanediol utilization microcompartment protein PduB, which yields MDQQLINKVVQQVADELKIKPEEKAAETGTPCSSLGVTEFVGTSVGDTIGLVIASVDPMLVDVMKLGKYRSIGIIGGRTGAGPQIMAVDDAVKATNTEVITIELPRDTKGGAGHGDLIYIGAEDVSDARRAVEIALASLPKYFGDVYGNDAGHLEFQYSARASQCLEKAFGSPLGKAFGMTCAGPAAIGTVLADVAVKAASVDVVCYSSPGNGGTSYSNEVILIFTGDSGAVRQAVRAARDVGLKLLGALGSEPKSTTHPYI from the coding sequence ATGGACCAGCAATTAATCAATAAGGTAGTGCAGCAGGTTGCCGATGAACTGAAAATAAAACCTGAGGAAAAAGCAGCGGAAACCGGTACACCTTGCAGTTCACTGGGAGTGACAGAATTTGTGGGTACCTCTGTAGGCGATACGATCGGATTGGTCATCGCCAGCGTGGACCCGATGCTTGTCGACGTGATGAAGCTCGGTAAATACCGTTCAATCGGGATTATCGGCGGCAGAACGGGGGCAGGCCCGCAGATTATGGCGGTGGATGACGCCGTCAAAGCAACCAATACGGAAGTGATCACGATCGAGCTGCCCAGAGATACGAAGGGCGGGGCCGGTCACGGCGACTTGATCTATATCGGAGCGGAGGATGTTTCGGACGCGAGAAGAGCGGTGGAAATCGCCCTGGCCAGCCTTCCGAAATACTTCGGCGATGTTTACGGGAACGATGCCGGACATCTGGAATTCCAGTATTCGGCAAGAGCCAGCCAGTGCCTTGAAAAGGCGTTCGGATCCCCTCTGGGCAAAGCGTTCGGCATGACCTGCGCGGGCCCCGCCGCGATCGGCACGGTTCTGGCGGATGTGGCCGTCAAGGCGGCGAGTGTGGACGTGGTCTGCTACAGCTCTCCGGGCAACGGCGGAACCAGCTACTCGAACGAAGTGATTCTTATCTTTACGGGAGATTCCGGCGCCGTACGGCAGGCGGTCAGAGCGGCCAGAGATGTCGGTCTGAAGCTGCTTGGCGCGTTGGGCTCCGAGCCAAAATCAACCACTCATCCATATATTTAA
- a CDS encoding glycyl radical protein: MIEKGFSKPTARVEKLKKMILDATPYVESERAVLVTESYKETEGLPPIMRRAKADEKIFNNLPVTIRDDELIVGAITKHPRSTEICPEFSFDWVEKEFDTMATRLADPFVIPKETAQKLHEAFKYWPGKTTSELASSYMSQETKDCQAAGVFTVGNYFYGGVGHVCVDYGKILEKGFRGIIAEVVDAMMKMDLSDPSYIKKQQFYNALIITYNAAINFAHRYADEARRLAASETNATRKAELLQIAANCDRVPENGARNFYEACQSFWFIQSMMQIESSGHSISPGRFDMYMYPYLAADKNISKEFAQELIDCIWIKLNDVNKTRDEISAQAFAGYAVFQNIGAGGQTEDGLDATNDVSYMMMEACAHTKLPAPSFSIRVWQGTPDEFLYRACELARLGLGFPAMYNDEVIIPALENRGVSLEDARNYCIIGCVEPQCPHKTEGWHDAAFFNVAKVLDITIHGGKAGDKQLGPVVPDMSQWKSIDEFYDAFKKEMSYFVRHLAEADNCVDLAHAERCPLPFQSAMVDDCIKRGKSVQEGGAIYNFTGPQAFGIADSGDSVYAMDKHVFRDRDITAAQLKEAVDANFGRPVGAKAGGADPCSSTADALTEQKIYEAVRKVLGNSSNIDMADLQKMCGVKDSCATSSCSGDYENIFRLMDNTECFGNDIDEVDMVSRKIARIYCEEVQKYTNPRGGQFQAGVYPVSANVLFGKDVGALPDGRLAKQPLADGVSPRQGKDVKGPTAALNSVAKLDHFIASNGTLLNQKFLPSALAGDTGLQNFASVVRSYFDHKGMHVQFNVVDRDTLLAAQKNPDQYKDLVVRVAGYSAQFVVLAKEVQDDIISRTEQTF; encoded by the coding sequence GTGATAGAAAAAGGATTTTCCAAACCAACGGCAAGGGTTGAAAAGCTAAAGAAAATGATTTTGGACGCAACCCCTTATGTTGAGTCGGAAAGAGCGGTTCTGGTTACGGAGTCTTATAAGGAAACGGAAGGACTTCCCCCGATTATGAGACGCGCCAAGGCGGACGAGAAGATCTTCAACAATCTTCCCGTTACCATCCGTGACGACGAGCTGATCGTCGGCGCCATCACCAAGCATCCCCGCTCAACGGAAATCTGCCCCGAATTTTCCTTTGACTGGGTCGAGAAGGAATTCGACACCATGGCCACAAGACTGGCGGACCCGTTCGTGATTCCGAAGGAGACCGCCCAGAAGCTGCACGAGGCCTTCAAGTACTGGCCCGGGAAGACGACAAGCGAGCTTGCTTCTTCCTACATGTCCCAGGAAACAAAGGACTGCCAGGCGGCCGGCGTATTTACGGTGGGCAATTACTTCTACGGCGGCGTAGGCCATGTGTGCGTGGACTACGGCAAGATTTTGGAAAAAGGCTTCCGCGGGATCATTGCAGAAGTGGTCGACGCCATGATGAAGATGGACCTGTCGGACCCCAGCTACATAAAGAAGCAGCAGTTCTACAACGCTTTGATTATTACTTATAACGCGGCCATCAATTTCGCCCACAGATATGCCGACGAAGCAAGAAGGCTGGCCGCTTCGGAAACAAACGCCACAAGAAAGGCCGAGCTTCTGCAGATCGCCGCCAACTGCGACAGAGTGCCGGAAAACGGCGCCCGCAATTTCTACGAGGCCTGCCAGTCCTTCTGGTTTATCCAGAGCATGATGCAGATCGAGTCCAGCGGACACTCCATTTCTCCCGGCCGCTTCGACATGTATATGTATCCGTATCTTGCCGCGGACAAGAATATCTCGAAGGAATTCGCGCAGGAGCTGATCGACTGCATCTGGATCAAGCTCAACGACGTCAACAAGACCCGCGACGAGATTTCCGCTCAGGCATTCGCCGGCTACGCGGTGTTCCAGAACATCGGCGCAGGCGGCCAGACCGAAGACGGGCTGGATGCCACCAATGACGTTTCCTACATGATGATGGAAGCGTGCGCGCACACAAAGTTGCCGGCGCCTTCCTTCTCCATCCGCGTGTGGCAGGGAACCCCGGACGAATTCCTCTACAGAGCGTGCGAGCTTGCCCGTCTCGGGCTGGGCTTCCCCGCAATGTACAATGACGAAGTCATTATTCCGGCGCTTGAAAACAGGGGCGTATCCCTGGAAGACGCCCGCAACTATTGCATCATCGGGTGTGTCGAGCCGCAGTGCCCGCACAAGACCGAGGGCTGGCACGACGCCGCGTTCTTCAATGTCGCCAAGGTCCTGGATATCACCATCCACGGCGGCAAGGCCGGCGACAAACAGCTCGGTCCGGTCGTCCCGGATATGAGCCAGTGGAAATCCATTGACGAGTTCTACGATGCATTCAAGAAGGAAATGTCTTATTTCGTACGGCATCTGGCGGAAGCCGACAACTGCGTCGACCTGGCCCATGCGGAAAGATGCCCGCTCCCGTTCCAGTCGGCTATGGTTGACGACTGCATCAAGCGCGGCAAGTCCGTACAGGAAGGCGGAGCCATTTACAACTTCACCGGCCCGCAGGCGTTTGGTATCGCCGATTCCGGCGACTCCGTCTATGCGATGGATAAGCACGTGTTCCGCGACAGGGACATCACCGCCGCCCAGCTGAAAGAAGCTGTGGACGCGAACTTCGGCCGCCCGGTCGGCGCCAAAGCCGGCGGAGCGGATCCCTGCAGCAGCACGGCGGATGCCCTTACGGAGCAGAAGATCTATGAGGCCGTCAGAAAGGTCCTCGGCAATTCCAGCAATATCGATATGGCCGACCTGCAGAAGATGTGCGGCGTAAAGGATTCCTGCGCGACCTCCTCCTGCAGCGGCGACTATGAGAATATTTTCAGACTGATGGACAACACGGAATGCTTCGGAAACGATATTGACGAAGTCGATATGGTTTCCCGCAAGATCGCCAGAATCTACTGCGAAGAGGTTCAGAAGTACACCAATCCGCGCGGCGGCCAGTTCCAGGCGGGCGTATACCCGGTATCGGCCAACGTGCTGTTCGGGAAAGACGTCGGCGCGCTGCCGGACGGCAGACTTGCAAAGCAGCCTTTGGCGGACGGCGTGTCGCCCAGACAGGGCAAGGACGTAAAGGGACCCACCGCGGCACTGAATTCCGTCGCCAAGCTGGACCACTTTATCGCGTCGAACGGAACACTGCTGAACCAGAAATTCCTGCCCTCCGCGCTCGCAGGGGACACGGGGCTGCAAAACTTCGCCTCCGTTGTCAGAAGCTACTTCGACCACAAGGGCATGCATGTGCAGTTCAACGTTGTTGACAGGGATACCCTGCTGGCCGCCCAGAAAAACCCCGACCAGTATAAGGACCTGGTAGTACGCGTTGCCGGATACAGCGCACAGTTTGTCGTGCTGGCAAAAGAAGTGCAGGACGATATCATCAGCCGTACGGAGCAGACCTTCTGA